In Aristaeella hokkaidonensis, the following are encoded in one genomic region:
- a CDS encoding ABC transporter substrate-binding protein, whose amino-acid sequence MKKFLSLVLAAVMLLGICSFASADELTTLNTYETQGRELETWNIHYSQAAADLNVLCNLIDGLLTNDNHGNLKLNAAKSYESPDGGKTWIFTLNEGMTWFTKDGEVQADVKASDWATGLEWVLNYAKNDSYNVSMPAEMIAGANEYYEYTKELTGEDNANAEEVKALTADEGSKFAEMVGIKCDDEAGTITFTLVDALPYFPSVATYNCLYPLSADLIEEIGVDGYRDITWENMWYSGAYTVTYFENLNQKVLTKSPNYWNDANCKRFDTVTIKMVESVATAYQLFKQGELDHVSLDQATLQGIYDGTADAEYKANLVESRPTKYSYQIHLVYAKNLEDGETPDDNWNTAVANENFRKAWYYGLDLTNYFARTNAINPLSCQNLCYTGNGVAFTSDGTDYTALVRKELGMDYDYEKYVRVDAEKAAEYKAKAMEELTAKGVTFPVTVDYFISGSSDVAAQTAEVLKNIFSTCLGDDFVTLKVNTYISSLANEVRKPRKASIYINGWGADFADPVNFLGQETYADPQAYYSNAYSNCNDNKDPDLIAAYQEFTDLVVAAKAITDDMDARYAAFAKAEACMLDHVLVIPCSYEVGWELTKVNNYSKVYSMYGMQGYRYVDWETNSAPYTTEEMAAFADAYNAE is encoded by the coding sequence ATGAAGAAATTTCTGTCCCTCGTTCTGGCAGCTGTAATGCTGCTCGGTATCTGCTCCTTTGCGTCAGCCGACGAACTGACCACTCTGAACACCTATGAAACTCAGGGCCGTGAGCTCGAAACCTGGAATATCCATTATTCCCAGGCTGCTGCTGACCTGAACGTCCTGTGTAACCTGATCGACGGTCTGCTGACCAACGACAACCACGGCAACCTGAAGCTGAACGCCGCGAAGTCCTATGAGTCTCCCGACGGCGGCAAGACCTGGATCTTCACCCTGAATGAAGGCATGACCTGGTTCACCAAGGACGGCGAAGTACAGGCCGATGTGAAGGCTTCCGACTGGGCCACCGGTCTGGAGTGGGTTCTGAACTACGCGAAGAACGACTCCTACAACGTCTCCATGCCCGCCGAAATGATCGCCGGTGCCAACGAGTACTATGAGTACACCAAGGAACTGACCGGTGAAGACAACGCCAACGCGGAAGAAGTCAAAGCCCTGACCGCTGACGAAGGCTCCAAGTTCGCCGAGATGGTCGGTATCAAGTGTGACGACGAAGCCGGTACCATCACCTTCACGCTGGTGGATGCGCTGCCCTACTTCCCCTCCGTTGCCACCTACAACTGCCTGTATCCTCTGTCTGCTGATCTGATCGAGGAAATCGGCGTGGACGGCTACCGTGACATCACCTGGGAAAACATGTGGTATTCCGGTGCCTACACCGTCACCTACTTCGAAAACCTGAACCAGAAGGTGCTCACCAAGAGCCCCAACTACTGGAACGACGCCAACTGCAAGCGGTTCGACACCGTCACCATCAAGATGGTTGAATCCGTTGCTACCGCCTACCAGCTGTTCAAGCAGGGCGAACTGGATCATGTTTCCCTGGACCAGGCCACACTGCAGGGCATCTACGATGGAACTGCCGATGCCGAATACAAGGCCAACCTGGTTGAATCCCGTCCCACCAAGTATTCCTACCAGATCCACCTGGTCTATGCCAAGAACCTGGAAGACGGCGAAACTCCGGACGACAACTGGAACACCGCTGTTGCCAATGAAAACTTCCGTAAGGCCTGGTATTACGGACTGGACCTGACCAACTACTTTGCCCGCACCAACGCGATCAATCCCCTGTCCTGTCAGAACCTCTGCTACACCGGCAACGGCGTGGCCTTCACCTCTGACGGCACTGACTATACCGCGCTGGTCCGCAAGGAACTGGGTATGGATTACGACTATGAGAAGTATGTCCGCGTGGATGCTGAAAAGGCCGCTGAATACAAAGCCAAGGCCATGGAAGAGCTGACCGCCAAGGGCGTCACCTTCCCCGTCACTGTGGATTACTTCATCTCCGGCAGCAGCGACGTTGCCGCTCAAACCGCTGAGGTTCTGAAGAACATCTTCTCCACCTGCCTGGGCGATGACTTCGTCACCCTGAAGGTCAACACCTATATCTCCTCTCTGGCCAATGAAGTCCGGAAACCCCGCAAGGCTTCCATCTACATCAACGGCTGGGGCGCTGACTTCGCCGACCCGGTCAACTTCCTGGGCCAGGAAACCTACGCTGATCCCCAGGCTTACTACTCCAATGCCTACAGCAACTGCAACGACAACAAGGATCCCGACCTGATCGCTGCTTATCAGGAATTCACCGATCTGGTCGTCGCTGCCAAGGCGATCACCGACGATATGGATGCCCGCTATGCCGCTTTCGCGAAGGCTGAAGCCTGCATGCTGGATCATGTCCTGGTTATCCCCTGTAGCTACGAAGTTGGCTGGGAACTGACCAAGGTCAACAACTACTCCAAGGTGTACAGCATGTACGGCATGCAGGGTTATCGCTACGTGGATTGGGAAACCAATTCTGCTCCTTACACCACCGAAGAGATGGCTGCCTTTGCCGACGCGTACAACGCGGAGTAA
- a CDS encoding metallopeptidase TldD-related protein, which produces MADMNNAALDTLLNVLKTSGADAWEVTDEEEKGWEFYFIRHSLDQHRVKDVRSFSVSVYKKFDDCLGRAEASIPSDASEEEMRRIVNGLCSDASYVRNPFYTLNTPSAAETETKAEKIDLESISGDFIKALASVPETETEDLNSYEIFVSEIRRRFLNSNGIDVTSVYPSSMVEAVVNARKDGHEIELYRMLKSGTCDRAQLTADLTEALTYGRDRLVTVPTPALEKMDVVFATDPSVELYRFFASKLFTSVVYRGMSDWKIGDMVAPKNMTMRAVRSLSNSSRNFAYDEEGAPIRDLTLIDHGKAVSYMGSRQFAQYLGMDSSFIASNIVVDGGTESAADLRTGDFLEVVEFSDFQVDLITGDIAGEIRLAYLHQGGKVTPVCGGSVSGSFPELSKTMRFSKESRQYNTMLIPSVTRLQGVTVTGIEND; this is translated from the coding sequence ATGGCTGATATGAATAACGCAGCGCTTGATACGCTGCTGAATGTACTGAAAACTTCAGGAGCAGATGCCTGGGAAGTAACTGATGAGGAAGAAAAGGGCTGGGAGTTTTACTTTATCCGTCACAGCCTGGACCAGCACAGAGTCAAGGATGTCCGTTCCTTCTCTGTCAGCGTCTACAAAAAGTTTGACGACTGCCTTGGCCGGGCGGAAGCGTCCATTCCTTCCGACGCTTCGGAAGAAGAGATGCGCCGCATCGTTAACGGGCTGTGCAGTGATGCTTCTTATGTACGCAATCCTTTCTATACGCTGAATACTCCCAGTGCGGCTGAAACAGAAACAAAAGCGGAAAAGATTGATCTGGAATCCATCAGCGGTGATTTTATCAAAGCACTGGCTTCGGTTCCGGAAACAGAAACAGAAGATCTGAACAGCTATGAAATCTTTGTCAGTGAGATCCGCCGCCGCTTCCTGAACAGCAACGGCATCGATGTAACCTCCGTCTATCCCTCCTCTATGGTGGAAGCAGTGGTCAATGCACGGAAAGACGGACATGAGATTGAGCTGTACCGGATGCTCAAATCTGGCACCTGCGACCGGGCGCAGCTGACCGCGGATCTGACTGAAGCCCTTACCTATGGCCGTGACAGGTTGGTTACTGTCCCCACTCCCGCATTGGAGAAGATGGATGTGGTCTTTGCCACCGATCCGTCCGTGGAACTCTATCGATTCTTTGCCTCCAAGCTGTTTACGTCCGTGGTGTACCGTGGCATGTCCGACTGGAAAATCGGGGATATGGTCGCACCGAAGAATATGACCATGCGTGCGGTGCGTTCCCTGTCCAACTCTTCCCGCAACTTCGCGTATGATGAGGAAGGCGCTCCGATCCGTGACCTGACCCTGATCGATCACGGCAAAGCTGTCAGCTACATGGGAAGCCGTCAGTTTGCCCAATACCTGGGGATGGATTCGTCCTTCATCGCTTCCAATATTGTTGTGGACGGCGGAACCGAATCCGCAGCTGATCTGCGCACCGGTGATTTCCTGGAGGTTGTGGAATTCTCCGATTTCCAGGTGGACCTGATTACCGGGGACATCGCCGGCGAGATCCGTCTGGCCTATCTGCATCAGGGCGGTAAGGTTACTCCCGTCTGCGGCGGTTCTGTCTCCGGCAGCTTCCCCGAATTGTCAAAGACCATGCGTTTCTCGAAGGAATCCCGGCAGTATAACACCATGCTGATTCCTTCCGTAACCCGCCTGCAGGGCGTCACAGTTACGGGAATAGAAAATGACTGA
- a CDS encoding TldD/PmbA family protein, whose product MKAPFSSYLNGIAPGLKELITLLRGRYDYVSVLSTDSDGFSVTISQRSRNVSHETIATERGTVVRVYKNGLYAESAFTGFDPAKAKETFESITRELDAQLRLLNANGVKAYETGILPDEARTVFAEKETGRLPKEENISALVDKLSAVSDQGMKDGAAKGLNVIDFHVRASSTHVCKMFLTEHQDLRQSYVFSEGMAAALVAGEDRTEMAYTSLSGLGGPELFDHMEDKIPEVLRIAKDLISAERVVPGEYDVITAPEVTGLIAHEAFGHGVEMDMFVKGRALGADYIGKRVGSDLVTMHEGALCAEDVTSYAFDDEGTPAGDVTEIDRGILRGGICDALSALRLGVKPTGNGKRENFSHKAYTRMTNTMFDSGTSTLEEMIASIENGYLLEGMQSGMEDPKHWGIQCILDRGYEIKNGKLTGKVVSPLVMTGYVPDLLGSVSMVSTDRESFGAGACGKGHKEWVKVADGGPYLKAKVRLG is encoded by the coding sequence ATGAAAGCACCTTTTTCTTCTTATCTGAACGGAATCGCTCCTGGACTGAAGGAGCTGATCACCCTGCTCCGCGGGCGGTATGATTACGTATCCGTACTGTCCACAGACTCCGACGGCTTTTCTGTCACCATTTCCCAGCGTTCCAGGAACGTATCCCATGAAACGATCGCCACGGAACGCGGCACAGTGGTTCGTGTATACAAAAACGGACTCTATGCCGAATCAGCCTTCACCGGTTTTGATCCGGCCAAAGCAAAGGAAACCTTCGAAAGCATCACCCGGGAGCTTGACGCCCAGCTGCGCCTGCTGAACGCAAACGGTGTCAAGGCTTATGAAACCGGTATCCTTCCGGATGAAGCCCGTACTGTATTTGCAGAAAAGGAAACCGGCCGCCTGCCGAAAGAAGAAAACATTTCTGCCCTGGTGGATAAGCTGTCTGCCGTTTCCGATCAGGGGATGAAAGACGGAGCGGCCAAAGGCCTGAATGTGATCGATTTCCATGTCCGCGCCTCCTCCACGCATGTCTGCAAGATGTTCCTGACCGAGCATCAGGATCTTCGCCAGTCCTACGTCTTCAGCGAAGGAATGGCAGCCGCACTGGTTGCCGGTGAAGACCGTACGGAGATGGCTTATACCTCCCTGTCCGGTCTGGGCGGTCCGGAACTGTTCGATCACATGGAAGATAAAATCCCTGAAGTCCTGCGCATCGCGAAAGACCTGATTTCCGCGGAGCGGGTTGTGCCCGGGGAATATGACGTCATCACTGCACCGGAAGTAACCGGCCTGATCGCTCATGAAGCCTTCGGCCACGGTGTGGAGATGGATATGTTTGTCAAGGGACGCGCCCTGGGTGCCGACTACATCGGCAAACGGGTCGGTTCCGATCTGGTCACCATGCATGAAGGTGCACTGTGCGCAGAGGATGTTACCTCTTATGCCTTTGACGATGAGGGAACTCCCGCCGGTGACGTCACGGAAATTGACCGCGGCATCCTGCGCGGAGGAATCTGCGATGCCCTCAGTGCCCTGCGGCTGGGCGTCAAGCCCACCGGCAATGGCAAACGGGAGAATTTCTCCCACAAGGCCTATACCCGTATGACCAATACCATGTTCGATTCCGGCACCAGCACCCTGGAAGAGATGATTGCTTCCATTGAAAACGGTTATCTGCTTGAAGGCATGCAGTCCGGTATGGAAGACCCCAAACACTGGGGTATCCAGTGCATCCTCGACCGTGGCTATGAAATCAAGAACGGCAAGCTGACCGGTAAAGTGGTTTCTCCGCTGGTCATGACCGGTTATGTGCCGGACCTGCTTGGATCCGTCTCCATGGTATCCACAGACCGGGAGAGCTTTGGCGCCGGCGCATGCGGCAAAGGCCACAAGGAATGGGTCAAGGTTGCCGACGGCGGTCCCTATCTGAAAGCGAAAGTGAGGCTGGGATAA